One genomic segment of Manis pentadactyla isolate mManPen7 chromosome 1, mManPen7.hap1, whole genome shotgun sequence includes these proteins:
- the GLYCTK gene encoding glycerate kinase, whose product MAAGLQVLARLARAPLRPLLLGSPMARLASGMALAEQARQLFESAVGAVLPGPMLHRTLSLDPGGRQLKVRGRSFQLRQNLYLVGFGKAVLGMAAAAEELLGQHLVQGVVSVPRGISAAMEHAGKQEMLLKPHSRVQVFEGAEDNLPDRDALRAALAIRQLAEGLTADDLLLVLISGGGSALLPAPIPPVTLEEKQTLTKLLAARGATIQELNTIRKALSQLKGGGLAQAAYPAQVVSLILSDVVGDPVEVIASGPTVASIHSVQDCLHILNRYGLRAALPRSVKTVLARADSDPHGPHTCGHVLNVVIGSNALALAEAQRQAEALGYRAVVLSAAMQGDVRSVAQLYGLLAQVAGAHLTLPGAGASVEEEDEQFHELMAELQLPDLQLREALEAVVGAEGPVCLLAGGEPTVQLQGSGMGGRNQELALRVGAELGRRPLGPVDVLFLSGGTDGQDGPTEAAGAWVMSDLAGQATAEGLDVATFLAHNDSHTFFRCFRGGAHLLCTGLTGTNVMDIHLLFLRPR is encoded by the exons ATGGCTGCAGGCCTGCAAGTCCTGGCCCGCTTGGCCCGAGCGCCCTTGCGCCCACTCCTCTTGGGGAGCCCAATGGCCCGGCTGGCCAGTGGCATGGCCCTGGCTGAGCAGGCACGGCAGCTGTTTGAGAGCGCTGTGGGTGCCGTACTGCCGGGTCCCATGCTGCACCGGACACTGTCTTTGGACCCTGGCGGCAGACAGCTGAAGGTGCGAGGCCGGAGCTTTCAGCTGAGGCAGAACCTCTACCTGGTGGGCTTCGGCAAGGCTGTGCTGGGGATGGCAGCTGCAGCTGAGGAGCTTCTGGGCCAGCATCTCGTGCAGGGTGTGGTCAGCGTTCCCAGGGGCATCAGCGCTGCCATGGAGCATGCCGGCAAGCA GGAGATGCTGCTGAAGCCACACAGTCGTGTCCAGGTATTTGAGGGTGCGGAGGACAACCTGCCAGACCGTGATGCTCTGCGGGCTGCACTGGCCATCCGGCAGCTGGCTGAAGGTCTCACAGCTGATGACCTGCTGCTTGTGCTCATCTCAG GTGgtggctctgctctgctgcctgcCCCCATTCCACCTGTCACCCTGGAGGAGAAGCAGACACTCACCAAGCTGCTGGCAGCCCGTGGAGCCACCATCCAGGAGCTGAACACCATCCGGAAGGCTCTGTCGCAGCTCAAGGGAgggggcctggctcaggctgcctaCCCAGCCCAG GTGGTGAGCCTGATTCTGTCAGATGTGGTGGGGGACCCAGTGGAGGTAATTGCCAGTGGCCCCACTGTGGCCAGCATCCACAGCGTGCAAGACTGCCTGCACATCCTCAATCGCTATGGCCTGCGTGCCGCCTTGCCACGTTCTGTGAAGACCGTGCTGGCTCGGGCCGACTCAGACCCCCATGGGCCACACACCTGTGGTCACGTCCTCAACGTGGTCATTGGTTCCAATGCACTGGCACTGGCCGAGGCCCAGCGGCAGGCTGAGGCGCTGGGGTACCGGGCCGTGGTGCTGAGTGCAGCCATGCAGGGTGACGTAAGAAGTGTGGCCCAGCTCTATGGGCTGCTGGCCCAAGTGGCTGGGGCCCACCTCACCCTGCCTGGGGCAGGGGCCTctgtggaggaggaggatgaaCAATTCCATGAGCTGATGGCTGAGCTCCAGCTCCCAGACCTGCAGCTGAGGGAGGCCCTGGAAGCCGTGGTGGGGGCGGAGGGCCCTGTCTGCCTGCTGGCAGGGGGCGAGCCCACAGTGCAGTTGCAGGGCTCAGGCATGGGGGGCCGGAACCAGGAACTGGCCCTGCGTGTTGGAGCAGAGCTGGGACGACGGCCTCTGGGGCCTGTTGATGTGCTGTTTCTGAGTGGTGGCACCGATGGGCAGGATGGGCCCACAGAGGCGGCTGGGGCCTGGGTCATGTCTGACCTTGCTGGCCAGGCCACTGCTGAGGGCCTGGATGTAGCCACCTTCTTGGCCCACAATGACTCACATACCTTCTTCCGCTGCTTCCGTGGCGGGGCACACTTGCTGTGCACGGGGCTGACTGGCACCAATGTAATGGACATCCACCTCCTGTTCTTGCGGCCACGGTGA